The genomic segment AACATACAGGTTTGTAGTAAGCGCTTCAGCGCTCATTTTTAACTGCTGAAGCAGTTACTACAGAGCAGACGCATAAACTAAAATAATTACATTTCTCATTATCAATGATATTTTCAATAATATCAGCTATGAGTAAAACGGCAATTATGGGATATATAGTAAAAGCTAAATGCGAAGTTTGTAAATTCATATTTAATTTTTTTTGTGATTCTCATTGAAATTTCATTATTCTCATTCGCTATGAGAATTGATGATTTACAAACTTCTCATTCACTTTTCTCATACATTGAATTTTTGATATTTTTGTTTATAGCTGATATTATTAGAAACAAAAAACGATAAATCAAAAATATCAAAAAAACCACTTATCTTGTCAAACAGAACCTTGAGCGCCTCTGCAATTTCTTTCATTTAAGTACCTCATCAGATATTTTATATTGGATATCTGCAGGCCCGAAGATGATTTTTTTATCAGCCCCAGATCAATTATATACTGAATATCGTCCTGGCGTGTTTCTTCCATATCCGCACCTAAGAGCATGGGGCATATAACCCGTTTTACCCTTTCTTCTTTCAGCTTGTCTGCAAGCTGGTCAATATGGGTTTCCCTGCGCATAATCAGGTTTTCCCCTGCCTGGTATATCATTTCAGGGGTGATAACCAGTGATGGATCCCGGTTAGCCTTCATTTCATAACAAACCTCATATCCCAGGGCATTGACCAGCCAGGGCTGGCCTTCTGAAAGTTCCCATACTGCATCAAGCGCTCCTTTGGCAAAAATCTGTCCTGTTTCTTCTGTATGAGACTGGTACAGGATTTTTGTTTCCTCTTTTGTAAAGTCTCCCAGTCTCAGGGATTTGGCTTTAATATTAAAAACACTTCCCCCTGTTATAATCTTTTTTTCCCTGTCAGAATGAATCCTGTAATCCCTTACATCCCTGATGCCGCACAAGATTATGCTCTGGGGAAAATGTCCTGGTCTTGTATCATAACCTGAGCGGATCTGGCGCAGTACGGAAATCAGGGTATCTTTACAGTCTCTGCAATTTCTTTCATTTAAATTACTCCTTTTTTATGATACAGGCATGACCGGCAGAATAACTTATCTATTTTAAAGAATCAAGAAATTAGGATTTTATATTATGCTGCAACAACAGATATTAACCTTGTTATTTATAAACTGCATTATTGCATTATTATTATGCCAGAATGCACAGGCCGGCCCCACGCTTTATCTTCCAGACAGTCCCATTGCCGGGCATCCCAGGCTCTTTCTCAATAATACACTTATAGAAACTGCAAAGCAGCGCTCTCAAACAGATATGAAAGAATATTATCAATGGATTTATTCACGGGCAAAAATGCTTGCAGGGGAATCTGACCATGCCCAGGATCATGGGATTGAGGCTGCTGAAACTGCTTTGGTTTATCTGATTACCGAAAAACCCGAGTTTTTTGACACTGCAAAAAAACTTCTTAAAGCATCTATAAAGTTTTACCGGTTATGTGATGAAAATAACAAAGTGGTAAACTGGTTTTCCACGTCCCGGATTAATGCCATCTGCGCCTATGACTGGCTTTACAATTCATTGAGCCTGTCGGAGAGAAAGAGTATGGGCCTGGATTTACTGACCCACACAGCCTCGGTTCAGCCTGTTTTTGGGCAAAAACTTAAGGGCAGAAATTATTCAGATCATAGTGATGGTTTTTATGGAACACGAAGCCTTGCCTGGTATGCAGGCATTGCTTTTTATAAAGAAGGCATTGATGATGCCCTGGCTTTGAAATTTATAAACCAGGGATATAAAGACTATATAAAAATGCTTGAATATAGAAAAAATCTGGCCCAAGATGACGGCGGTTTATCCAGTTATTCCCTGAATTATGAAATGGGAGCCTGTCCCTGGGCTGAGTTTAATTTTTTTCATACACTCAAATCTGCTTATGGGATTGATATGGCTGATAAATGGCCCTATATGGGTTTATGGGTTAATTATATACTCTGGAACCGTCTGCCTGGAAACCGGTGGTTTGGTTCAGGAGATGCCTATCATGAAACAAACCGCCTGCCTGAATGGCAGTCTTATACCCATTTAGCACAAATCCAGCATTTTTACAGTGCCGGTTATCCTGATTATTCTGCCCTGGCTGCATGGCTTGGCACGAAATTTGAAAAACAAAAATTTGTCAATACCTGGCCTGCGGTTCCTTTTCTGCTGTCTAATAAACAAAAACCAAAAGCTCCAGAAGAGTTTATTTTTCCCAAGGCACGTCATTTTGAAAGTCTAGGCCAGATTTTCATGCACTCAGGCTGGGGTGATGAAGATACATTTGTACAATTTACCTCAGGTGGAAATGTAAAAATGCACAAGCACTTTGATGAAAACAGCTTTTGCATTTTTGCAGGAGGATTTCTGGCCTTAGACAGCGGCTCAAGGCCTGAACCAGGCAGTCATTTATCCCATTATTACTCCCGCACCATAGCACATAATAGTATTTTGATTCATATGCCTGGAGAAAAAATGCCCAAATACTGGAGTGCAGGTTTTGCTCCTGGAGAGCCTGTGCTGCCTGTTCCCAATGACGGGGGACAGAATCAATACACAGGCTCAAGACTTGCTGCATTTGAAACCTGTGATGAATACAGCTATGCAGCCGGAGATGCAACAGGGGTTTATAATCCTGAAAAATGCGCTCTTTTCCTGCGCCAGATCCTGTTTATCCCTCCCCGCCATATTGTAATTTTTGACAGGGTTGAATCCCAAAAATTCGGACAAAAAAAAACCTGGGTTCTGCATACTGCCCGAAAACCTGAAATTCAGGGCAGGATATTTAAAGCAGATCATGAATCAGGCCGCATGTTCTGTCAGACCCTGATTCCTGAAAAAGCTCAAATATCCTGTGTGGGCGGAACAGAACCTTTTCAAAGCGGAGGCAGGAACTGGCCCTTGCCTGATGATTTTAAAATTCCTAATAATCACGAACTTTTAGGACAATGGAGAATTGAAGTCAGCCCGAGTAACAATAAAAGGGAAACCTTTTTTCTTCATGTTATTGAGGCAGGTCAGGCAAAAAACCTTAAACAGGCACATCCTGCTTCATTAATTTCAGAAAACAGGATGACTGGTGTAAAATTTAAAAGCCAAAACAGGGAGGTTTCTGTTTTTTTTGCACTAACCGGAGAAGCCGCAGGACATATCCGCATAACAGAACAAAATAAAATCATAGACCGGCCCTTGACAAATAAGGTACAAAAACAATCGGGACTGGCAATTGATACAGAAAATATTTCAGATAATGGACAATAAAAATGCTGGAAAACAATTCAATAACAATCAGACCCTTTCCTTATCCTTATAAAGCAGGGCTTGCCATATGTTCTGATATTGATACCTGCGATCGAACAAGCTTTCTCAAGATTCACCGGTACCTGAATCTTGAACTTGGTCTTCCGGTTTCAGATTCCTTTTTTCCACTTGGACAAGACCCAGGGCAAATGGCATACTTTCTTAAAGACGGGAAAACCCCTTCACCAGATGCTCCTTTGATCTGCCGGGCAATACAGGATGGACTTATTGACAGCATCCATTCATGGGGAGATTTTAATGGTTCTCCTCCTGACCCTTTTTTTCTGAAAAATCTTGCAAAAAACATGACAAATGCCCTTAATGCTGAAAGCATTAAGATCAGGATATGGATCAATCACGGTGATCCCTGCAATTATCAGAATTTTATTGTCAGGCTGCAGCCTGACAATTATAAAGGGGATGATCCCGATTCTCCATATTATACTGCTGATCTTCTGGATGATCTGGGAATAAATTATTATTGGTGGTCAGAACTTGCCGGCTGGCCTTTGTCAGGTAAATGGAACCGCTATTCTCCCGGACTGTGGCCCAGACTTGGAATAAATGCTTTGAAAAACATGGTTAAATCCTTTATTATAAAGGAAAAATTTAGAAACAGGACCTCGGAACAATTAACAGATCTCATGCTGCCCTTTACTTTGAGGGATGGCAGGAAATTAATGGCATTTACCCGTTTTTGTTATCCTCCTGAATCCAAAATTGCCGCCACCCGTTATACACTTCGCCATTCACTTGGCATCAATCAACTGCAAAAACTTATAAACCAGCAGGGATATATGGTTCTTTATACCCATCTTGCCCTGCCTGAACTCTGGAAACCAGGTAAATCCTTTTTTCCAAATCCAGATCAAAAAGCATTAAAGGGACTTGCCAGGTATTATAATAATGGAAAAATATGGGTTGCATCCACCCTCAGCCTGCTGAACTATTATAATACCAGCAGGAATCTGGTATGGAAAAGCAGGACTTTCGGGGAAAAGCATATTATCACGATTCAATATATTAATGATCCATGCAGGGGACAAAGAACCCCTGAATCCCATGAACTGGCTGGAATCTGCTTTTACTGCCCTGAGCCTGAAAATACACACATATTTCTTAATAAAAAACAATTGAACACACAAATCAACAAACCAGACCACACAGGAAAACCTTCGCTGGCACTTGCCCTGCCCCCTGCACCCAAAACCCGAGTCCTGGAGGAATAAATGACTGTTATTGCTTATTTTTTTTCTACATTCCCCGCATTAAGCACCACCTTTCTTCAGCGTGAAGTCAGAACGCTTCAAGATATGGGGGTAAAACCCCTGCTGGCTGCAAACAGATCCCCTGAAACAGGAGCATTTCATCCTGAAGATAAGGATTTGAAAGATCAGACCTTTTATTTAAACCCTGTTTCACCTGTTAAATATTTAAAATCCAACCTTAGATTATTTATAAAATATCCTAAAAACTATATCAAAGGAATCAAACTTGCCCTGGCACTAAAGGATAATTATCCCAGACAGCGCCTGCGCAACCTGGCAAGACTTGCAGGAGCAGCATTTCTTGCTGAACATCTCATGAAAAACAAGGTAACCCATGTACATGTTCATTTTGCTTTTGGTGCTGCTGGCGTAGCAATTCTGCTGGAAGCTTTAACAAATATTCCATACAGCCTGAGCATTCACGGTTCTGACGTGCTTCTGCCCCAGCCTTTGATAAAAGAAAAGCTGAAAAGAGCCAGATTTATAATATCCAATTGTAATTTTCACATAAACAACCTTAAAGCTAAATATTCTTTTCTTTACAATAAACCTTTTTATTTAGTACCATTAGGCATAAATACAAAAACTGGACTCTGGTCAAAAGCCGGGGAAAATATTTCCGCCCCTGAACTGAGGATTTTAAATGTTGCAAGGCTTGATCCTGTTAAAGCCCATGACATATTGATTAATGCCTGTGAACTTCTTGAAAAAAAGGGAATAGCATTTAATTGCAGAATTGTGGGACACGGCCCCCTTATGAATAAATTAAACAAAATGATTATTGAAAAAAAACTTGAAAAAAAGATAGAACTCATGGGACCAAAATATGAAGCAGAGGTTGTCAGTCTTTTTCAATGGTCTGATGTAATGGTTTTGTCTTCATTGAGCGAAGGCACGCCCATGACAGTCATAGAAGCCATGACAATGGGCAGGGCTGTAATAGCACCTGATATGACAGGACTCCCGGAAATGGTTAAAAACCTGGAAACCGGGTATTTATTTAACCGGGGTTCAGCCTCTGACCTGGCAGATAAACTGGCTGTACTGGCTGAAAATCCTGAAATAAGGGCGGAATTTGGAAAAGCGGGGCGGAAACGGGCAGAAAAACTCTTTAATCATCAGGTCAATGTAAAAAAACTTAAAGATGCTTTTACAAAAGAGATACCAGGCTTTGCACAACAGCCCGAAGATTTTCTTTTTTAAATCTATAATTACAGGAGACAGTCCATGCCAGGCATAAACCTAATCCGAATTGAACAAGGAATTGCAGAGAGAAAGTCTGAAATTGAGGCTGTTTTGGAATCCCTGAGCAGCACATCTGATAATTTTGTCAGCATATTAAAGGAAACAGACTCCTGCCTGATAGGATACAAAGCATATCCTGAGTATCCTGGAGTTTTTTGGGAATCTGTCCAGTATGATTTTTATATGGAAGGCCGTATTTATAATCAGGATCAAAAACAATTATCTGCTGATATTGAGATAATTGCAGATACATTATTTCATAAAAATGGGAATATTGAAAAACTGAGTCAATGGTTATCTGGAACTGACGGTGATTTTTTAATATGGATCCATGAAAAAAACACCGGCAGAATAATAGTATTTAATGATGCACTGGGACGCATTCCTTTGTATTATTTCTATAAAAATGGAATGCTGCTGATTTCACGGGATATTTATTTTATCACAAATCTAAGCAGTTCAAGAAATTACGAAAGGCTTGCCCTGGCACAGCACCTTGCCCTGGGACATCCTCTGGGGAAAAATACAATCTTTACTGACATATTTCTCCTGTCCCCAGGAACACTTCTTGATTTTGATCCTGCACAAGCTGCTCTCAAGGAAAAAACAGTATATACATTTAATTTCAGCGGGAAAAAGCACAGCCGTCTTTCCCCTGATAAAAATGCAGAAAACCTGATTGAACTTTTCTGCCAGGCATGTTCTGCCAGAACAGGCAAAAGCAGTGCAGATATTCTGTCATTGAGCGGCGGTTTTGATTCCAGGTGTGCAGGCGCAGGTCTGGCATGTCAGAAAAACAATTTTTCATCAATCTCATTTTTTAAGAAAAACTATCATTTAAAAAAAGAAATTAAGGCAGCCAAAAGCCTTGCAGCAATTTTTAAAAGCCCCTGGCAGGTACTGGAAATCCAGGAACCAACCTGTGCCAATGCCCTGAAACTTCTGAAAATAAAAAACGGCATGAATAACCTGGGCATGGCATTTATTTTAAACTTTTTCAAACAGATCAAAGATATTTACGGCTCTGGCATAACCTATTATACAGGAGACGGGGGCGATATGACCATGCCGCTTCCTGACCCCAAGCCCTTATGGGCTGTCAGGAGCTTTAAATCCACGGTCAACCTTGTTCTTGAATCCAATTATTTCGGCAACCAGTGCTTCAGCATTGACAATGCAGCAGCCGCAGCAGGCATAAAACCTGAAACAATTTTTGAATCTGTGGCTGATTATCTTGAAAGCTGTCCTGAAACCACCTGGTTTGAAAAATTCCTGCATTATAAATTTTATCAGCGGATTCCAAAGGTTCTGGTGGAAGCAGAAGACCGTAACCGCCATTATTTCTGGACAGCAACCCCGTTTTACAGCATTCAATTCTTTGATTATGCAATGAACTGCCCTGATGAGCAAAAGGTTGACTATGCACTTTACCGCAGGTTTTTAAAATTGCTTTCTCCAGAAGCATACCAGGTAAATTATTCTGGTTACAATTATTCACCAGCATCAGAAAAATTCAGGATAAAATCCTTGATAAGCCAGATAAAATGGCTGAATCCTTCCATGTCAAAAAAAATAAAAACCGCTGTTAAAGGGGTAAATCATTCATTTTCCCCAGAAGATAATATAATCAAAATCCTGGATCAACAGATTAAAACCTGTTCTGCTGCTGCAAAATATATGAATCCAGAATTCTTGAACATGCTTATCAGCAATATAGAAAAATATGAAAAAAACCAGATTATAGAATTATTCACATTAATTTCAGCAATGGAATACCTGGACACCGGATCCAGTTCCCTTGAAACCAGAGCTGATCTTATTTTGTTATAATCTACGGGTGAACACAGATTGTTAAAAAATGAAAAATAAACCTTCTCCAATTTCAAAGCTGAAAAAACCTAAAAAGCTTATTGCTTTTGGATGGTATGGAGGTAAATTTTCACATCTTGACTGGCTTTTACCATTATTGCCGAATTGCAATCATTACTGCGAACCTTTTTCAGGTTCCGGTGCTGTATTGCTGAATCGAGAACCATCTCCTGTTGAAACTTACAATGACCTGGATGGAGAGGTAGTAAATTTTTTCAAAATTCTAAGAGAACAAAAAGAAAGACTTGTAGAAGCTATTGGCCTGACACCTTTTTCAAGAGAAGAATTTGCTTTGGCGTGTAAACTTGACCCCAATATTGATGAATTTGAAAGAGCAAGACGTTTTTATGTAAGAGCAAGACAAGTTAGAACAGGTTTAGCGCAAACCGCCTCTATTGGAAGATGGGCTAATTGTAAAAATACCAGCAGGTCAGGAATGAGCGGAGTTGTCAGCAGGTGGTTAGGTGGTATAAAACAACTTGAATTTATTGCTGAAAGATTGCTGAGAGTACAAATAGAAAACAGACCTGCAACCGAACTGATCAAACTATATGATTCTAAGAAAACATTATTTTATTGTGATCCTCCATATGTACATGAAACACGAGGAGATGCAAAGGCATACAGCCATGAAATGGATACAGACCAGCATAAAGAATTATCAATTATATTAAATAATATTTCCGGTAAAGCTGCAATTTCTAATTATGATTGTGACTTAATGAATGATCTGTATCCTTGTCCAAAATGGAAAAAACATTATAGCTCAGAAAAAACTATTCATTCCACTAAAGATAAACGGCAGGAAATTCTGTGGGTAAATTATGACATTGATAAATTAACGATCAAACAAACTCAAAAGATATTATTCTAATGAATCCTATTGAAATACTTGAAAAATTATTTAAAGATACGATCAATCGTGTTGAAACATCTTTTCTTGAACAGGAAATCAGTAAAAAGGTTGAATTTGTATGCAGGTGCATTACAAACAGAGCTCCAATCCGATTCTTACTATCATGTCTGCTTGCAAAAATACATAAGCCGGAAGTTGATATAAGAAAACCATATACCGAAATCAGAGGAGACAATACATATTCAGGGCGGTTTTACGATGAGACTTATGTAGAAATCTTTGTTGCAAAATACAGATTGCCTTGTAACACTACAACCGCTTTTCTTACTCCTGCTTTTCGGAATATTGACAGACTTCTTACAACTGATTTGGTCTTAGTCGGCAAACCAAGACAAGTATATGTTAATACGCTTGAATTGATAGATAAGGTATTTCAGAAAAAAATATTAGCTGAAAATTTGACAAAAGAGATTCTAAGGTTTTTGATTATTATCAAGAACGAAAATGAAGAAAGAATGAACAGGTTAATAGCTGATTTAAGTCACTCAGATGATATTTTACCACTTTCCTCAAATCAGGTTTTAAACCTTTTACAGCAGCATCTGAAATGCAAAAATGCAAGTCGTTTACCTGTTCTTATGGTATCATCAGCTTATCTGTCTGTTTGTGATAAAATAGGTGAGACCATTTTACCTTTAAAATCGCACAATGCGGCTGATAAACAAACTGGTTCTCTTGGAGATGTTGAAGTTACACTTATCAACGATAAAAATATTATTACCACTTATGAAATGAAAGATAAAAAAGTCACAAAAACAGATATTAATAATGCTTTAAATAAAATATCCAATTTAAAAAATAAAATTGATAACTACATTTTTATAACAACGGACCTGATTGATGAAGAAGTTTCAGATTATGCAAAAAGTTTATACAATCTGACTGGAATTGAAATAGCAGTTTTAGATTGTCTGGGATTTGTAAAGCATTTTCTGCATTTTTTTCACAGGCAGAGACTCAATTTTTTAAACATATACCAAGATTTGGTTATAAATGAACCAAACAGCTCAGTAAGTCAGCCATTAAAAGAATCCTTTTTGATACTAAGAAAAACTGCTGAAAGTGAATAAACAGCTAATAAAAGATATGCTGGCTTTCGTTTAACTAAATGTGTTTTTTATGAAAGAAACAGTCATAAAACAGGATCTCAGCAAAGAGTTCCATATTGCTGAAAATTGTTACATAACAGAATTATCTAACACTCCTGATGATCCGGATGTATCAATCGCCAGAGCAAGAGTGATGCCCGGGGTAACGACCCGGCGGCACAGGCTTGCAGGAACTGCCGAGAGATATTATATCATTAGCGGCAGGGGGATGGCAGAAATTGGAAAACTGCCGCCGATGGAAGTTGAAGCTGGTGATGTGGTTCTTATTCCGCCGATGTGCCCCCAGCGTATCACAAATACTGGTTCAAAAGATCTGATTTTTCTTGCTGTATGTACTCCCCGTTTTTCAGATGATGCTTATGAGGATATTGAAGATTCGTAATCAAAAAACTTACTGGATATTATAATATGAAAAATACACGTTATGCTATTGTTACTCCTGCCCATAATGAAGAAAAATTTCTTCCCCAGGTTATTGAAGCAATAACCAGGCAGAAGATTTTACCGGTTCGCTGGATCATTGTGGATGATCGTTCAACAGATGATACCCTGGCTGTTATACAAAAATATGCGGCCAGATACCCTTTTATTCAGGCCCTTCACTTAAGCGGAGACACAGAGCGCAGCCTGGGAGCCAATGTGGTTCAGGTATTTAATGCCGGACTTGCAAAGCTTGATGAAGATGTGGATTATATTATTAAAATGGATGCAGACCTGATTTTGGAACCTGACTATTTTACTGACATGATGACAAGGTTTGAAGCAGACCCAAAACTTGGGATTGGATCAGGCAAAATTTTCATAGAACACGGGGGCGAATGGATTCAGGAGCGTTACCCTGACTTTCATGTTCCTGGTGCCTGCAAGATGTACCGCATGGCCTGTTTTCGAGATATTGGAGGACCCATTATTATTTACGGATGGGATATCCTGGATGGAACCAAAGCCAGGATGCTGGGCTGGACTACCTGTTCCTTTCGTGATTTATCTATCCGCCATCTCAGGATGATGGGTTCTGCAAAAGGAATGTTAAGAGGACATATAGGCCATGGCCGCGGCATGTATGCTGTCAGGGCACATCCTGTTTTTGTTCTGGCCCGTTCTGTTTACCGGGCTGTTGAACCCCCGTTTTTATCAGGTCTTTTAATCTTTTTTGGCTATATTTACGGATGGCTCAAAGGGGAACCCAGGCTCAAAGACTTAAAACTGGCACGTTTTCTCAGAAAAGAGCAGCTAGGCCGTCTTCTTGGCCGAAAACTCAGCCAGGAAGCCTTTTTACCGCGCAAACTTAATTCTTAACTTATATGGATTTATAAAATATGCAGCAGCTTAAAATACTGGGAATAAAAATAACTTCTGCAACAATGGAAGAGATTCATAAAGCCATAGACCATATTATGCAAAGCAAAAACCCAGGCATATTGCTTTCTGCCAATGTTCATGCTGTAAATCTGGCGCGCCGCCGCCCCTGGCTGGCTGAATTTTTCAACAATGCTGATTTGATTCATGTGGATGGAGCTGGAATTATCTGGGGCGCACGCCTGCTTGGATATGAGATTCCAGAACGGATTACCTGGGCAGACTGGGTATGGCCCCTTATCAGGCATATGGCAGAAAAAAAATACTCTTTATTTATGCTGGGCGGGCCCAAAGGACTAACTGACCAGGCTGCAAAAAAGCTTAAAGAACATACTCCGTTACTCAATATTGTAGGAACTCATCATGGGTATTTTAAAAAAAAGGGACAGGAAAATGATGAGCTTATAAAAAAAATTAACCAGGCAGCACCTGACATCATATGGATTGGCATGGGAATGCCCCTTCAGGAACGATGGCTTTGGGAAAACCGGCACAGGCTTAATGCCAGGCTTTTTATGATCTGCGGTGCAGCCTATAAACATATGGCCGGACAGATGAAACGCGCTCCAGGCTGGTTTATTGAGCATGATATGGAATGGCTCTGGCTGCTGCTCCAGGATCCAGGAAGGGGAATTATCCGTTATTTATGGGGAAACCCGTTTTTTATGCTCAATGTTTTTATAGAGCGCTATAAAACATTGAAATCCTGATTTAAACATATAAATTTGTATAAAGATCATTTTAATCTTACTGCATTACCTTTTAAAAATACACCGGATCCTGCATTTTTTTTCATGGGATCCCGTTACAGGGATACCCTTGCACTCATGATCCACAGCATTGTATCCCGCAAAGGAATCATATGTATTACCGGTCCCGCAGGTTCAGGCAAAACCACCCTTGCAGCTATTCTTTCAAAACATCTAAACAAACAAAGCCTTATTATTCCAATTCTCTACCCCTTGATTACCCCAAAAGAGCTGATAACTGCCACAGCCCGTTACCTGGGTATCCAGGATTTTTCTGATCCTGGACTTTTATGTATTGAGGCTATAAAATCTGAATTATTAAAAATAAACCAGTCAGAACGCAATTGTGTTTTAATTATTGACGAAGCTCAATTAATAAGCAATGACCTATTAAAACAGCTCCTTATATTCAGCAACCTGGAAACAGAACAGTACAAACTCCTTCAAATCCTGCTTTTGGGCCAAAAAGAACTTGCAGCCAGACTTAATAATAAAAATATGCGCCAGTTAATGCAGCGTATTGCTGTAAATGTTTCACTGGAGCCAATGAACAAAAATCAAATTATTCAATATATTTATCATCGTTTAAATACAGCCGGGGGTAAAATTGAAATTTTTACCCCTGAAGCCCTGGAACAAATTGCTGCTTTATCACAGGGCCTGCCAAGAATTATCAATCTTCTCTGTGATGCAGCTTTAATGGATGCTTTTATTCATAAAAAAAATAGAGTCAGCACTGCAAATATTCAAAAAGCAGGACATAACGGCCCTGATGTACCTGCAAAAAACCCTTATCCTGAACATGGATTAGAAAAATCTAAACATATATCCAAAAAAGATTATTATTTCCAACCCAAAGTCATTGAAAAAAAGCAAAAAAAAATCAATATATGGATAGCTGCAGCATTTATCTTCATGATTGTTTTTTTTGTTTTTACCAACAGGGTTGTAAAAAAAGAAGACCTAAAAGAACCTGTCCGAAAAAAAATTATAAAACACCAGGCTCTCAGACCAAAACAGAATCAGGAACAAAATCAGGAATCTGACACCAAAGCAATTCCTGAAATTAGAGAAGAAAAACCAGGAGAGAATATCAAATATCCTTATTCAATCATGCTGGCTTCTTTTAGAAATTTAAAAAATACGGAAAATGCCATAGACATCTTTCGTAAAAAAGGTTTAGTTCCTTTTTGGGTTAAATTTGATATGGGAAAAAAAGGAGTCTGGTTTGGCATATATACAGGACTATTTAGCAGCATAAGCGAAGCTGAAGCAAAAATTCAGGAACATGGATTAACAGGTGCTGTAATCAAAAATACAAAATATGCTGTTCAGATTGAAGATAATTTAACACAACAGGATTTAGAGTTAAAAACCTTTTTATTGTCAAATCAAGGTGTTTCATTTTATACACTAAATACAGAACCACTTGACCGTCTTTATGTTGGAGCATTTTTAACACCCCAGGGAGCAGATCAGCAAAAAAAGGAATTAACCGCAATGGGGA from the Desulfonema limicola genome contains:
- a CDS encoding WecB/TagA/CpsF family glycosyltransferase; this translates as MQQLKILGIKITSATMEEIHKAIDHIMQSKNPGILLSANVHAVNLARRRPWLAEFFNNADLIHVDGAGIIWGARLLGYEIPERITWADWVWPLIRHMAEKKYSLFMLGGPKGLTDQAAKKLKEHTPLLNIVGTHHGYFKKKGQENDELIKKINQAAPDIIWIGMGMPLQERWLWENRHRLNARLFMICGAAYKHMAGQMKRAPGWFIEHDMEWLWLLLQDPGRGIIRYLWGNPFFMLNVFIERYKTLKS
- a CDS encoding AAA family ATPase — encoded protein: MYKDHFNLTALPFKNTPDPAFFFMGSRYRDTLALMIHSIVSRKGIICITGPAGSGKTTLAAILSKHLNKQSLIIPILYPLITPKELITATARYLGIQDFSDPGLLCIEAIKSELLKINQSERNCVLIIDEAQLISNDLLKQLLIFSNLETEQYKLLQILLLGQKELAARLNNKNMRQLMQRIAVNVSLEPMNKNQIIQYIYHRLNTAGGKIEIFTPEALEQIAALSQGLPRIINLLCDAALMDAFIHKKNRVSTANIQKAGHNGPDVPAKNPYPEHGLEKSKHISKKDYYFQPKVIEKKQKKINIWIAAAFIFMIVFFVFTNRVVKKEDLKEPVRKKIIKHQALRPKQNQEQNQESDTKAIPEIREEKPGENIKYPYSIMLASFRNLKNTENAIDIFRKKGLVPFWVKFDMGKKGVWFGIYTGLFSSISEAEAKIQEHGLTGAVIKNTKYAVQIEDNLTQQDLELKTFLLSNQGVSFYTLNTEPLDRLYVGAFLTPQGADQQKKELTAMGIKCRVVER